One part of the Papilio machaon chromosome 5, ilPapMach1.1, whole genome shotgun sequence genome encodes these proteins:
- the LOC106708813 gene encoding uncharacterized protein LOC106708813 has translation YEKSEAIRRNKIYWKNVIAKLDKDKDQLKAYELKDLSRELSSDLCERVCAILDYEIVQESNDKIATKTQQQTSKIRKEPLFSKRKSIIIERDLESDTDVEICSSDDEQDRTNIHRQFLDKPEREQITWNTRFLRPEREEEKSLIKRANDLTERIAQDFCDYMRALGGDQQSQLFTPKSIKELFQVEFDTHVARSLQVVPKEMPTVINKIAEVTGNIELSRNAALAREITKDIKIEKRPDRLTAFGRSLPRREQWRTPQNDTKNQWRSAKHVPRDLVSLKTVWEGITNIRSVREYCRWMIQHPEHRRAPYLNSLGMFDPAVLNARFTMELQHHASPTTHNNAPAPIDHLRRRLSQLADTN, from the exons tatgaaaaatcgGAAGCTATACGGCGTAATAAGATATATTGGAAAAATGTCATAGCAAAGTTGGATAAAGACAAAGATCAG CTGAAAGCTTACGAATTAAAAGATCTGTCAAGAGAATTATCAAGCGACCTGTGTGAAAGAGTTTGCGCGATTCTCGATTATGAAATCGTTCAAGAATCAAACGACAAGATTGCAACTAAAACCC aaCAACAAACTTCAAAAATTAGAAAAGAGCCATTATTTTCGAAACGAAAATCAATCATAATTGAACGAGACTTAGAATCAGATACCGATGTCGAAATTTGTAGCAG TGATGATGAACAGGATAGGACAAATATACATCGACAGTTCTTAGATAAACCAGAACGAGAACAAATAACTTGGAACACCAGGTTTCTTAGACCAGAAAGAGAAGAGGAAAAAAGCCTAATTAAACGCGCAAATGATCTCACGGAAAGG atagcACAGGATTTTTGTGACTACATGAGGGCTTTAGGTGGCGACCAGCAATCACAACTCTTCACACCTAAGTCTATAAAAGAATTATTCcaa GTAGAGTTTGACACACACGTTGCACGTAGTCTTCAAGTTGTACCAAAAGAAATGCCCACTGTCATCAACAAAATTGCAGAAGTTACAGGGAATATAGAG ttATCCCGCAATGCTGCGTTAGCCCGAGAAATAactaaagatattaaaatagaaaagcgTCCAGATCGACTGACGGCTTTCGGACGAAGTCTACCTAGAAGGGAACAATGGCGAACACCGCAGAATGATACCAAGAACCAGTGGCGATCTGCTAAGCATGTTCCCAGAGATCTAGTCTCATTAAAAACTGTATGGGAAGGGATCACAAATATAag gAGCGTAAGAGAATACTGCCGTTGGATGATCCAACATCCGGAGCACAGAAGAGCGCCGTACTTGAACAGTCTGGGCATGTTCGACCCAGCTGTGCTCAATGCCAGGTTCACCATGGAGTTGCAACACCACGCATCTCCTACCACCCATAATAACGCTCCAGCGCCCATTGACCACCTACGTCGAAGATTATCACAACTAGCTGATACCAATTAG
- the LOC106708922 gene encoding proton channel OtopLc has protein sequence MADPKVAHKEVMEEIVNRKKLGDKKSHSETSLQNLEDIDESVVTDAGKDPGVVNKTLNVVTNEDDGGDRRRTMSTPGPVSGSLLTATAARAARRRPPRSVMYAPDLERTDSTSKRDDDSILGTPIGERNSASPVLYNGNIRNNGDVKSLSSYRVYNTLNDVRGGTTPRKRSVTTMDAQSLRSLDTQAPPPTSPEDNKRLTLKYMTLILSGMYAILLVTLGVIFNLADPFVDMHLATIYSLVLTGVGFLYVMYLLFDIARYKGNALKNQKAKEIHEEKLSEYYRKREEEFGPIVAGDRTPDSYRSLKIPSALLVSLKHDYCFSQGRHSGSFYLKLGAAGFALGHLVHSVLLITLQANYYLDDNINNQDCVDVLRLVLDVVNPLYSFVQLYFIFKYSNVIILRGQGLAHFGFMHMIGSSLCFWIATIVRETVLALTLYANSKYGNRTNGYEAEINLDPVFTSAESRIFDISNLYNEHCQGSGAISSVFESVSPYLYPFSVEFNILIVAVYYIIWSNVGHCENADGDKSESNSSLGENYSICKIPTANEENDYTSNMVIYADCHASNRGLFVGLIIIVIVLGMLIVGFVFSSVGDNFLEVGYLLNYCTKLGLHVIMLFAAVIAYNQTIKLDINEHPISLLDDVLLFICLPAFFLESVLSLAATVSVQNIIKSVDFVVMVVQVIIQTFLLVDGLRRCSNSRKLRRTKPGRELMMFMIIANVAMWLHYSFSYKSPDSLDERYEFYGKILWSILGHISLPLIMFYRFHSSVCFADIWNSAYKPGSDH, from the exons atggcAGACCCAAAAGTGGCTCACAAAGAAGTGATGGAAGAAATAGTGAATAGAAAGAAGTTAGGTGATAAAAAGTCTCATTCGGAAACATCGCTTCAGAATTTGGAAGACATTGACGAAAGTGTTGTTACAGACGCTGGAAAAGATCCCGGg gtagtaaacaaaacactaaATGTTGTTACAAATGAAGATGACGGTGGTGACAGGCGGCGGACGATGTCGACGCCTGGTCCGGTGTCAGGCAGCCTGCTGACGGCGACCGCAGCGCGGGCcgctcgccgccgcccgccccgCAGCGTCATGTACGCACCCGACCTAGAGCGCACT GATTCTACCAGTAAGAGAGATGACGATTCGATTTTAGGAACACCAAtag GAGAAAGAAATAGTGCTAGTCCAGTATTATATAATGGCAATATACGTAATAATGGAGATGTAAAATCTTtaa GTAGCTATCGTGTATACAACACGCTTAATGACGTGCGCGGTGGCACAACCCCTAGAAAACGCTCCGTGACCACAATGGACGCGCAGTCTCTGCGATCGTTGGACACCCAGGCACCACCTCCCACCAGTCCAGAAGATAATAAACGACTAACATT aaAATATATGACATTAATATTGAGCGGCATGTACGCTATATTGCTGGTGACATTGGGTGTTATTTTCAACCTCGCTGATCCTTTTGTGGATATGCATTTAGCTAcg ATATACTCATTAGTTTTAACTGGCGTTGGATTCTTATACGTGATGTATTTACTATTCGATATTGCTAGATACAAAGGCAACGCGCTAAAGAATCAAAAAGCCAAAGAAATACACGAAGAGAAACTTTCTGAATATTATAGGAAACGAGAA gaAGAGTTCGGACCAATTGTAGCGGGGGATCGCACACCCGATAGTTACCGATCACTAAAAATACCATCTGCATTGCTCGTGTCACTGAAACACGACTATTGCTTCAGCCAGGGCCGGCACTCGGGGAGTTTTTACCTTAAATTGGGAGCTGCCG GTTTCGCCCTCGGACATCTTGTGCATTCTGTTCTGTTGATCACTTTACAAGCTAACTATTATCTTGACGACAACATTAATAATCAAGACTGCGTAGACGTATTGCGATTAGTTCTTGACGTCGTGAATCCATTGTATTCCTTCGttcaactatattttatttttaaatattccaacGTGATCATTTTGCGAGGGCAG GGTTTGGCGCATTTCGGATTCATGCATATGATTGGGAGCAGTCTATGTTTTTGGATTGCGACCATTGTTCGAGAAACTGTGTTGGCGTTGACACTTTATGCGAATTCGAAATATGGAAATAGAACAAACGGTTATGAAGCCGAAATTAATTTAGATCCAg tgttTACATCAGCTGAAAGTCGAATATTTGATATCAGTAATCTGTACAACGAACACTGCCAAGGGTCCGGCGCTATATCTTCTGTATTTGAAAGTGTATCACCATATTTGTACCCATTTAGTGTTGAATTCAATATTCTTATAG ttGCGGTATACTACATAATTTGGAGTAATGTTGGTCATTGTGAGAATGCAGACGGAGACAAAAGTGAATCGAATTCAAGCTTAGGCGAGAACTACTCAATATGCAA AATACCAACTGCAAATGAAGAGAATGATTACACTAGCAATATGGTTATTTATGCAGACTGCCATGCTTCGAACCGAGGACTTTTTGTAGGGTTAATCataattgtaattgttttgGGAATGCTCATTGTTGGTTTCGTCTTCAGCAGTGTTGGcga taaTTTCCTGGAAGTGGGTTACCTTCTTAACTACTGCACGAAGCTGGGCCTGCACGTGATAATGCTGTTCGCCGCCGTCATAGCTTACAATCAAACGATCAAGCTTGACATAAACGAACATCCAATCTCCTTGCTAGACGATGTTCTGCTATTCATATGTCTGCCAGCTTTTTTCCTAGAGTCCGTGCTGTCACTGGCCGCTACTGTGTCagtacaaaacattattaaatccGTCGATTTCGTAGTAATG GTGGTACAAGTGATCATACAGACATTCTTGTTAGTGGACGGTCTTCGCCGCTGCAGTAATAGCAGAAAGCTGCGAAGAACGAAGCCGGGCCGAGAGCTAATGATGTTTATGATCATCGCCAACGTAGCAATGTGGCTACACTactcattttcttataaatcaCCAGATAGTTTGGACGAAAGATACGAGTTCTATGGTAAAATACTATGGAGTATCCTCGGACATATATCTCTAccactaattatgttttaccGATTCCACTCCAGCGTTTGTTTTGCTGATATATGGAATTCTGCATACAAACCTGGTTCGGACCATTAA
- the LOC106708580 gene encoding uncharacterized protein LOC106708580: MSCGKRPLVKNWDKPKTLKVIKPSRYEQNEASVKMHWKNVIRNLEASYKDEQFWESQYTVVRDLLDPIIFHRITKIFNLPSESKKYEPPDVDVTPIPSEQFFEKSATILEQQAPPRSRITFSVIDFQRSLSEGYSKEQSDHWTETTHRSSEYKKIRSKSSLRSKTSKLLKTTSKSTTRLFPKFASKMRVKSKDLNSQASTEETLPESDEDLRVHPSEIDDNVPMKIKNPHFYFLYCNESEADMITWNSKFKQKGFEVSASDQFNKKAEIATKKIATEFYEWWSNLGTGEYKSEIKRPEDIEDLFQVWFDEHASRGLVLDPKILPCVNQSIADYVGVPKASCPKALKRQIMSDIIAESSPAHTTAFATCLPQHMKHIPPKNNTKKIWQNVQIPDDLKTMSCVWSEIQHLTSTKTFYNWLKQRPHMPMPPCLESLDQSGEKKQLFVVPSDFVVKEKSSTSIVQELAFPVSEFTLELKEELSKILNE, translated from the exons ATGTCTTGTGGTAAAAGACCTCTGGTCAAAAATTGGGACAAGCCTAAAACTCTCAAAGTTATAAAACCATCTCGATATGAGCAAAACGAAGCCTCCGTCAAAATGCATTGGAAGAATGTTATACGAAATTTAGAAGCGTCTTACAAAGATGAACAG TTTTGGGAATCACAATACACAGTGGTTCGTGATTTACTGGATCCAATAATATTCCATAGaataacaaagatatttaatttaccatCGGAATCTAAGAAATATGAACCACCAGACGTCGACGTCACGCCTATACCTTCGGAACAGTTTTTTGAAAAATCAGCCACTATTTTGgaa CAACAGGCGCCACCTCGCAGTCGAATTACCTTTTCTGTAATCGACTTCCAACGATCACTTAGCGAGGGATATTCGAAGGAGCAGTCGGATCATTGGACCGAGACCACTCATAGGTCGTCtgagtacaaaaaaatacgatCGAAATCATCTCTCAGGAGCAAAACATCAAAACTCTTAAAGACAACCTCCAAATCAACCACGAGGCTATTTCCAAAGTTTGCTTCAAAAATGAGAGTAAAGTCTAAGGACTTGAATTCACAAGCATCTACAGAGGAAACACTTCCTGAATCTGACGAAGACTTAAGAGTACATCCCAGCGAAATCGATGA CAATGTTccgatgaaaataaaaaatccgcatttctattttttatactgtaACGAAAGTGAAGCTGACATGATCACGTGGAACTCAAAGTTCAAGCAAAAAGGCTTTGAGGTATCGGCCTCtgatcaatttaataaaaaagctgAAATTGCCACGAAGAAG atcGCCACTGAATTTTATGAATGGTGGTCTAACCTGGGCACTGGTGAGTATAAAAGTGAAATCAAACGTCCGGAAGACATCGAAGATCTATTTCAG GTGTGGTTTGACGAGCATGCATCTAGGGGATTGGTACTTGATCCTAAAATTCTTCCTTGTGTTAATCAAAGTATTGCTGATTACGTGGGAGTTCCAAag GCTTCATGTCCCAAAGCATTGAAGAGGCAGATAATGTCAGATATAATTGCGGAGAGCAGTCCGGCGCACACAACCGCCTTCGCTACCTGCCTACCGCAACATATGAAACACATTCCTCCAAAGAACAACACCAAGAAGATCTGGCAAAATGTTCAGATACCTGATGACTTAAAAACCATGTCCTGTGTTTGGTCCGAAATACAACATTTGAc TTCCACAAAGACATTCTACAACTGGTTGAAACAGAGGCCTCATATGCCGATGCCGCCTTGCCTTGAATCTCTAGACCAGTCTGGAGAAAAGAAACAGTTATTCGTTGTTCCTTCAGACTTCGTGGTGAAGGAGAAATCGTCCACATCTATTGTACAAGAATTAGCATTCCCCGTTTCCGAATTTACATTGGAATTGAAGGAAGAATTGAGCAAGATTTTGAAcgaatag